The Patescibacteria group bacterium genome window below encodes:
- a CDS encoding O-antigen ligase family protein, whose protein sequence is MRIKWYASWLAILLAVEGLSWLVYSYPSWKNIVLGIILLLVLLASLYRLHYGIAGVLAELVIGSQGHLIGQLRLGIFLVIMLATIVWIIRDKQIRFFKTNYWKWWVGLVGVFGLAVLTALIYHNDPAKIFLDMNGYLFIAMVIPFVQAVKTEQDIKNLFTVLLAGVTVLAIQSVFILFLYSHPGAFGYYLPELYRWVRDFRLAEVTVQANHFTRVFFQSHIYVLLAFIFTSTALLLKHRAKYFYVLSVVTVSLLVLSYSRSFWVATGLIIIIFLIFFKQRLYYLLIVGSSAIIGYMFILAIINVPLFSSGSGVDAASLLSDRTSDVTTEAASGSRLALLKPLALAALQHPLLGSGFGTTVTYQTKDPRALTNNQSGWFTTFAFEWGYLDLWLKLGLVGVLLYVSIITALSIRLFSQNNLYSLTAGLGVVALAFVHMLTPYLNHPLGLGWIALALSISTVYDQSQS, encoded by the coding sequence ATGCGAATCAAGTGGTACGCTAGTTGGTTAGCAATTTTGCTAGCCGTAGAGGGATTATCTTGGTTGGTTTACAGTTACCCGAGTTGGAAAAATATTGTCTTGGGTATAATTTTATTACTCGTCTTACTGGCTAGTTTATATCGCTTGCACTATGGCATAGCTGGCGTGTTGGCCGAATTGGTTATCGGTTCGCAGGGTCATTTAATTGGGCAGTTACGCTTAGGGATATTTTTGGTTATTATGTTAGCGACGATTGTATGGATTATTCGAGATAAACAAATTCGGTTTTTTAAAACCAATTATTGGAAATGGTGGGTTGGGTTAGTTGGGGTGTTTGGTCTCGCAGTGTTGACAGCCTTAATCTATCACAATGATCCGGCTAAAATATTTTTAGACATGAATGGATATTTATTTATTGCCATGGTGATACCATTTGTGCAAGCGGTTAAAACTGAACAAGATATTAAAAATCTCTTCACAGTATTGTTAGCCGGTGTGACTGTTTTGGCGATCCAATCAGTGTTCATATTATTTTTATATTCACACCCGGGTGCCTTTGGGTATTATCTACCTGAACTATATCGCTGGGTGCGTGATTTTCGTTTAGCGGAAGTCACCGTCCAAGCTAATCATTTCACCAGAGTTTTTTTTCAGAGCCACATTTATGTGTTGTTAGCGTTTATTTTTACGAGCACCGCTCTATTATTAAAACACCGTGCCAAATATTTCTATGTGTTATCGGTTGTAACAGTAAGTTTACTAGTGCTCAGTTATTCCAGAAGTTTTTGGGTAGCAACCGGATTGATAATAATTATATTTTTAATATTTTTTAAGCAACGATTATATTATCTCTTAATTGTTGGTAGTAGTGCAATTATTGGATACATGTTTATTTTGGCCATTATTAACGTGCCACTGTTTAGTAGTGGCTCAGGGGTTGATGCCGCTAGTTTATTGTCTGATCGTACCAGTGATGTCACAACCGAAGCGGCTAGTGGCTCAAGATTAGCTCTATTAAAACCCTTGGCTCTAGCTGCTTTACAACATCCCTTGCTTGGTTCGGGTTTTGGCACTACGGTGACTTATCAAACCAAAGATCCGCGCGCTTTGACTAATAATCAATCTGGTTGGTTTACCACTTTTGCGTTTGAGTGGGGTTACCTTGATCTATGGTTAAAACTTGGTTTGGTAGGAGTATTACTATATGTTAGTATTATAACTGCTTTATCTATCAGATTGTTTTCTCAAAATAATCTTTACAGTCTAACCGCCGGTTTAGGTGTAGTGGCTCTGGCTTTTGTACATATGTTGACACCATATCTGAATCATCCGCTCGGCTTAGGTTGGATAGCATTAGCTTTATCAATTAGTACTGTTTATGACCAAAGCCAGAGTTAG
- a CDS encoding rod shape-determining protein, with amino-acid sequence MFVKKIGIDLGTVNTLVYVPKRGIAINEPSVVAVSQHDGKVLAVGSEAREMLGRTPDTIVAKRPLKEGVIADYKTTESMLRYFINKALGGVRFISPEVMIAVPAGITSTERRAVIDATLQAGAKAAFIIKQPVASAIGAGIPIGSASGHMIIEIGGGTSEIAVISLGGIVANTSVRIGGTKFDAAIQEYVRKQFNLAIGERSAEELKIKIGSALPMTDRLSMDVRGRDMVTGLPRTATVTSDDITEAIQDELQGIVQAVKSVLQDTPPELSADVIDKGMVVSGGSGMLRNLDELLARAINVPAYLADDPLQNVVKGTGIALENLESYKRSILSTR; translated from the coding sequence ATGTTTGTTAAAAAAATTGGAATCGACCTTGGGACTGTAAACACATTGGTTTACGTACCTAAGCGCGGTATTGCTATAAATGAACCGTCCGTTGTGGCCGTTAGTCAACATGACGGCAAGGTGTTAGCTGTGGGCAGTGAAGCGCGTGAAATGTTAGGCCGTACACCGGATACCATCGTGGCCAAACGTCCACTAAAAGAAGGGGTGATTGCGGATTATAAAACTACGGAAAGTATGTTGCGTTATTTTATTAATAAGGCATTAGGTGGTGTCCGGTTTATTAGTCCGGAAGTGATGATCGCGGTACCGGCTGGTATTACTTCCACAGAACGTCGGGCGGTAATTGATGCTACGTTACAAGCCGGAGCGAAAGCGGCTTTTATTATCAAGCAACCGGTGGCGTCAGCGATTGGTGCGGGGATTCCGATTGGTTCAGCCTCGGGGCATATGATTATTGAGATTGGTGGTGGCACTAGTGAAATTGCGGTTATTTCCTTGGGCGGAATTGTGGCCAATACATCTGTGCGCATTGGCGGCACCAAGTTTGATGCGGCTATTCAAGAGTATGTGCGCAAACAGTTTAATTTAGCCATTGGGGAACGGAGTGCAGAAGAATTAAAAATCAAAATTGGTTCGGCTTTACCGATGACCGATCGATTATCGATGGATGTGCGTGGGCGTGACATGGTCACCGGTTTACCGCGCACGGCTACAGTTACATCAGATGATATCACTGAAGCCATTCAGGATGAACTGCAGGGTATTGTGCAAGCTGTAAAATCTGTTTTGCAAGACACGCCGCCCGAGTTGTCGGCTGATGTAATTGATAAAGGCATGGTTGTATCGGGTGGTTCCGGGATGCTGCGAAATTTGGATGAATTATTGGCGCGCGCGATCAATGTACCGGCTTATTTAGCGGATGATCCGTTACAAAATGTGGTGAAAGGTACGGGTATTGCTCTAGAAAATTTGGAATCCTACAAACGATCTATTTTGTCGACCCGATGA
- a CDS encoding glycosyltransferase family 2 protein, whose translation MTDIKLSFIILNYKTKHLLRLAVKNLLSLNLTVPSEIIVVDNASGDGSVAMMQKYYPKIKLIASPTNTGHAKGNNLGIKEAKGDYIVIMNSDVIFLNPADLSKLCQYLDDHPDIALLGPKLTNGDGSIQSSCFRPYSKLTPLYRRTPLGKLAFAKQDLANHLMVDFDHQSVREVDWLLGAVLVARKSVLDTVGALQEDFFLYFADFELCDRIRAHGYKVIYYPDVSIVHYHRRESAQHSFWGGFGSLLNYTTRIHIKDWLTYLKLAKQGYGKNS comes from the coding sequence ATGACCGACATAAAATTATCTTTCATTATTTTAAACTATAAAACCAAACATTTATTACGTTTGGCGGTGAAAAATTTGCTTAGTTTAAACTTAACTGTGCCGTCTGAGATTATCGTGGTTGATAACGCCTCCGGTGACGGCAGTGTGGCGATGATGCAAAAATATTATCCTAAGATTAAACTAATTGCTAGCCCGACTAATACCGGTCATGCCAAAGGCAATAATCTTGGTATTAAGGAAGCTAAAGGAGACTATATCGTGATCATGAATAGTGATGTGATATTTTTAAACCCGGCTGATTTATCTAAACTGTGTCAGTATTTAGATGATCATCCCGATATTGCTTTGTTAGGACCAAAATTAACTAACGGCGACGGTTCGATTCAATCATCTTGTTTTCGGCCATATTCAAAACTAACTCCGCTTTATCGGCGCACACCGTTAGGTAAATTAGCTTTTGCCAAACAAGATTTAGCCAATCATTTAATGGTAGATTTTGATCACCAGTCGGTGCGGGAAGTGGATTGGTTATTAGGTGCCGTGTTAGTCGCGCGTAAATCTGTTTTAGATACAGTAGGTGCATTACAGGAAGATTTTTTCCTTTATTTTGCTGATTTTGAATTATGCGATCGCATTCGTGCACATGGCTATAAAGTGATATACTATCCCGACGTGTCTATTGTGCATTATCATCGACGCGAATCAGCCCAACATTCATTCTGGGGTGGGTTTGGGAGTTTGCTAAATTACACAACACGCATTCATATTAAAGATTGGTTAACCTATTTAAAACTTGCTAAACAAGGTTATGGAAAAAATTCCTGA
- a CDS encoding glycosyltransferase family 4 protein, whose product MATNAYPLLITLEYPPDVGGVANYYHNLLRCKVATRLDMPKPWWLMIPWLIGQVRLYNYSHVLVGQVLPLGTVALVVKLLTQKPYIVFTHGMDVLVPQTYWRKRWLLKRILRHAQHIVAASDYTKNLLFTFDRTLQNITVIHPAAHITPTTGVVKPAEPIPEKFILSVGRLVERKGFDRVIEALNKIPEIHYVIAGSGQDEPRLNELIKEYKLEKRVHILKNLSDQEIAYLYQHCTCLVMPARQLSNGDVEGFGIVALEANSFGKICIGGRSGGMSEAIQDGITGILVDPTNPADLIKALQRKNYAELESAAQHWVLNQTWEHRRQQFNDMLK is encoded by the coding sequence ATGGCAACAAATGCGTACCCGCTCTTAATAACCCTAGAGTATCCGCCGGATGTAGGCGGCGTGGCTAATTATTACCATAATTTGTTACGCTGCAAAGTAGCCACCAGATTAGATATGCCCAAGCCTTGGTGGCTGATGATTCCGTGGTTAATTGGTCAAGTTCGTTTGTATAATTATTCTCATGTTTTAGTGGGACAGGTTTTACCCTTAGGCACCGTAGCGTTGGTTGTTAAATTATTAACTCAAAAACCATATATTGTTTTTACGCACGGTATGGATGTTTTGGTACCGCAAACATATTGGCGTAAACGCTGGTTACTGAAACGAATCTTACGACATGCGCAACATATTGTGGCGGCGTCAGACTATACCAAAAACCTGCTGTTCACTTTTGATCGAACTTTACAAAATATTACAGTGATTCATCCAGCGGCTCATATCACTCCAACCACCGGTGTTGTAAAACCAGCCGAGCCGATACCGGAAAAATTTATTCTATCAGTGGGTCGTTTGGTTGAAAGAAAAGGGTTTGATCGGGTAATTGAGGCACTAAATAAAATACCCGAAATACATTATGTAATAGCGGGCTCAGGTCAAGATGAACCAAGATTAAACGAGTTAATAAAAGAATATAAATTAGAAAAAAGAGTGCATATTTTAAAAAATTTATCAGATCAAGAAATTGCTTATCTCTACCAACATTGTACATGTTTGGTTATGCCGGCTCGGCAATTATCTAATGGCGATGTCGAAGGTTTTGGAATAGTGGCTTTAGAGGCGAATAGTTTCGGTAAAATCTGTATCGGTGGGCGCTCTGGTGGCATGAGTGAAGCAATTCAAGATGGTATTACCGGTATCTTAGTTGATCCCACTAATCCAGCTGATCTGATTAAGGCTTTGCAACGAAAAAACTATGCTGAACTAGAATCTGCCGCACAGCACTGGGTACTAAACCAAACTTGGGAGCACCGTAGGCAACAATTTAATGACATGCTAAAGTAA
- a CDS encoding glycosyltransferase family 2 protein, producing MTKARVSIIILTYNSQRHMPALFASLAKLIYPDVEVIVVDNASTDGTVDWLQHQTVRPVDQLIVNKTNVWFAQGNNQGIKVATGEYIYICNDDIILTPTSITRLVERMQQDTHCAMVGGKMLKLIDGQPSKIFDSAGLILKRSGRAVNRGEQVADTGQYDSAEEVFGITGAGMLLRRSAITSECFDSDFVAYKEDVDLSWRLHRTGYTVWYEPTAVIYHARSIQQTTLAGRGQKSALIRAMSYRNHIWLLFKNLSLFDWLKRLPWLLPYECVKLGYVLIFEWSTLRMFPTMFRLLPKMIKKRQLAL from the coding sequence ATGACCAAAGCCAGAGTTAGTATTATTATTCTTACTTATAATAGTCAGCGGCACATGCCAGCCTTGTTTGCATCGTTAGCTAAATTAATTTATCCAGATGTGGAAGTAATCGTAGTTGATAATGCTTCAACCGACGGTACGGTCGATTGGCTACAACATCAAACCGTTCGTCCAGTTGATCAATTAATTGTCAATAAAACTAACGTGTGGTTTGCGCAAGGCAATAATCAAGGCATTAAGGTTGCCACTGGAGAATATATTTATATCTGTAACGATGATATTATTTTAACTCCCACTAGTATCACACGTCTCGTTGAGCGAATGCAGCAAGACACGCACTGTGCCATGGTTGGAGGCAAAATGTTGAAATTGATCGATGGTCAACCTAGTAAAATTTTTGATAGTGCTGGTCTGATTTTAAAAAGAAGTGGGCGAGCGGTTAATCGGGGAGAGCAAGTGGCCGATACGGGTCAATATGATTCAGCTGAGGAAGTTTTTGGTATTACCGGAGCCGGTATGTTATTGCGTCGGTCGGCTATCACAAGTGAATGTTTTGACAGTGATTTTGTCGCCTATAAAGAGGATGTTGATTTAAGCTGGCGTTTACATCGCACCGGTTATACGGTGTGGTATGAACCAACGGCCGTCATCTATCATGCCCGCTCCATTCAACAGACTACTTTGGCTGGACGTGGCCAAAAATCGGCTTTAATTCGGGCTATGTCCTACCGTAACCATATTTGGCTGTTATTTAAGAATCTGTCATTATTTGATTGGTTAAAACGCCTGCCCTGGTTGTTACCGTACGAATGTGTTAAACTCGGCTATGTCTTGATTTTCGAATGGTCCACTTTACGCATGTTTCCAACCATGTTTCGACTGCTTCCTAAAATGATTAAAAAAAGACAGTTAGCTTTATGA
- a CDS encoding glycosyltransferase family 2 protein has protein sequence MIDISIIIVSWNVRAQLRSCLHSIAQYTTDCNYEIFVVDNNSADGSADMVAQDFPQVHLLRNPDNKGFGAANNQALIQAQGEYVLFLNDDCELVSNIFPDLLKLFKTSQAKLGMVGVKLLNRDGSIQPTVRAWPRVSDQTVIQLKLHHLFPHLVDKYLMIDFDYTKPACVPQVMGAFMFMPTVLAKHYGGFDKDYFAWFEEVDLQRKLQLDGYVVRYEPSLTCIHAKGQSFKQLARPTAQRIFNHSLQTYMRKHNGVLAYLWFITLHPVSMFLAYANQVVR, from the coding sequence ATGATTGACATTTCTATCATCATTGTGTCCTGGAATGTGCGTGCACAGTTACGCTCGTGTTTACACTCTATTGCGCAATATACGACCGACTGTAACTATGAAATTTTTGTGGTTGATAATAACTCCGCTGATGGTTCAGCGGACATGGTGGCACAAGACTTTCCTCAGGTTCACTTGCTGCGCAACCCAGATAATAAAGGGTTTGGGGCGGCTAATAATCAAGCCCTCATTCAAGCGCAAGGGGAGTATGTGCTTTTTTTAAATGATGATTGTGAGTTGGTTAGTAATATTTTTCCAGATTTGCTAAAACTATTTAAAACTAGTCAAGCCAAATTGGGTATGGTCGGAGTGAAATTATTGAATCGTGATGGTTCAATTCAACCAACCGTGCGCGCTTGGCCCAGGGTATCTGATCAAACTGTGATTCAATTAAAGTTACATCATTTATTTCCGCATTTAGTTGATAAATATCTCATGATTGATTTTGATTATACCAAACCGGCTTGTGTTCCCCAGGTGATGGGCGCCTTTATGTTTATGCCAACGGTTTTAGCTAAACACTATGGCGGTTTTGATAAAGATTATTTCGCCTGGTTTGAAGAAGTTGATTTGCAACGTAAATTACAACTCGATGGTTATGTGGTGCGCTATGAGCCAAGTTTGACCTGTATTCATGCTAAAGGACAAAGTTTTAAACAATTGGCTCGGCCTACGGCGCAGCGCATTTTTAACCATAGCTTACAAACCTACATGCGTAAGCATAACGGGGTGTTGGCTTATCTGTGGTTTATTACATTACATCCGGTTAGTATGTTTTTAGCTTATGCGAATCAAGTGGTACGCTAG
- the frr gene encoding ribosome recycling factor, whose protein sequence is MTEKFANIIAHFQKELLGLQVGRVTPAVLDDVLVEAYGTKTALSQLSTITSQGATQLVIQPWDKSILKDVERALRMCGRDYNPTVDGAVVRLPFPPLTEEKRKEIVKLVSDRAEAAKVHIKLLREECMNDIKTKKVDKAMSEDQAFAEQKNIQKLVDQYNKEVTTLADKKAADVMTL, encoded by the coding sequence ATGACAGAAAAATTTGCTAATATCATTGCCCATTTTCAAAAAGAATTACTTGGATTACAAGTTGGGCGAGTGACGCCAGCCGTGTTGGATGATGTTCTGGTCGAAGCCTACGGCACAAAAACAGCGCTATCACAATTATCCACTATTACCAGTCAAGGAGCGACGCAGTTAGTGATTCAACCCTGGGATAAAAGTATTCTCAAAGATGTCGAGCGGGCGTTACGGATGTGTGGACGTGATTATAATCCAACTGTCGATGGCGCCGTCGTTCGTTTGCCTTTTCCACCTTTAACTGAAGAAAAACGTAAAGAAATTGTGAAATTAGTGTCAGATCGAGCCGAAGCGGCTAAAGTTCATATTAAATTACTGCGTGAAGAATGTATGAATGACATTAAAACTAAGAAAGTCGATAAAGCCATGTCTGAAGATCAAGCTTTTGCTGAACAAAAAAACATTCAAAAATTAGTCGATCAATATAATAAGGAGGTAACTACGTTAG
- a CDS encoding DUF4012 domain-containing protein has product MEKIPEIRSVDTPAKVIGPKRRRNRKPLYIGLFVVIVILLIVGGYSTYQARRLYQAGMALKNDATKIQQNIADKKYTAINDNLNQASEHITLARAASDGLWPIKWLPYVHTQFQVVDQLLLASDKGIQAGKPLVKIIQEVDKLVGDKSTTANKIGKAEREAFLKTISESPDTLTAAQSDLQASVTALQDLPDKGVIGPLAIIVSTIKTNLPNIEAAVNKGLPFLTVAPTIAGYPDSKTYLFLLQNNTELRPTGGFIGTYGILQLKSGNIEEFKTDNIYNIDNKVKYTWSETPPEPLQKYLDASRWYLRDSNWDPDFPTSAARAEDFYTRESQSTTHIDGVIAVTPEVIHDLLVITGPIVIDGDEYNADNLTEKLQYQVEIAYYKEGVSDAARKAVIGKLAAEIMNRVMNLPQSDWGKLGDLAITNFEEKHLLVYSNDAAVQNLMHQIGWDGSVTVTDNDYLMVIDANLAAKKTDRVMTKTIDYTVTKVGDHWQADIVMHYKNDGVFDDFTTRYRSYTRIYAPIGSELLSSEGFLTNDRYLGGDPVAATSSEDEAVHKTVFGGFISVEPKTEDTIKLSYRLPERIGEQIMAGTYQLTWQKQPGTNNVTATMNIDAGRKVLAAQALDETVTIDNTKVHLTMPLWRDVVMTVDYK; this is encoded by the coding sequence ATGGAAAAAATTCCTGAGATTCGTTCGGTTGATACACCAGCTAAAGTGATTGGACCAAAACGGCGTCGCAATCGTAAACCTTTATATATAGGTTTATTTGTCGTCATTGTGATTCTACTGATAGTCGGAGGGTATTCAACTTATCAAGCCCGGCGCTTATACCAGGCTGGTATGGCGCTGAAAAATGATGCTACTAAGATACAACAGAATATTGCCGATAAGAAATATACGGCAATAAATGACAATTTAAATCAAGCGTCGGAACATATTACTTTAGCCCGGGCGGCATCAGATGGCTTATGGCCCATCAAATGGTTGCCGTATGTGCATACACAATTTCAGGTAGTGGATCAGCTTTTGTTGGCCAGTGATAAGGGCATACAAGCCGGTAAACCACTCGTGAAAATCATTCAAGAAGTCGATAAATTAGTGGGTGACAAAAGTACGACCGCTAATAAAATTGGTAAAGCGGAGCGCGAGGCCTTTTTAAAAACTATTAGTGAATCGCCAGATACATTAACGGCGGCTCAGTCTGATTTACAAGCCTCTGTCACCGCCCTGCAAGACTTGCCGGATAAAGGCGTGATTGGACCATTAGCTATCATTGTCAGTACTATTAAAACCAATCTGCCTAATATTGAGGCAGCGGTTAATAAGGGTTTACCATTTTTAACAGTGGCACCAACCATTGCTGGTTATCCAGACAGTAAAACTTATCTGTTTCTTTTACAAAACAATACCGAATTAAGACCAACCGGGGGTTTTATTGGCACCTACGGTATTTTGCAATTGAAAAGCGGTAACATTGAAGAATTTAAAACCGATAATATTTATAATATTGATAACAAAGTAAAATATACTTGGTCGGAAACTCCACCGGAACCATTACAAAAATATCTCGATGCCTCACGTTGGTATCTGCGCGATTCTAATTGGGATCCTGATTTTCCTACCTCAGCCGCCCGCGCCGAAGATTTTTATACTCGTGAATCACAATCCACCACCCACATCGATGGTGTGATTGCCGTAACGCCGGAAGTGATTCATGATTTACTTGTGATTACCGGCCCGATTGTGATTGATGGTGATGAATATAATGCTGATAATCTCACTGAAAAACTACAATATCAAGTGGAAATTGCCTATTATAAGGAAGGGGTGTCCGACGCAGCGCGTAAAGCCGTCATTGGTAAGCTAGCCGCTGAGATTATGAATCGCGTGATGAATTTGCCGCAGTCTGATTGGGGTAAATTGGGTGATCTAGCCATTACTAACTTTGAAGAAAAACATCTCTTGGTGTATTCCAATGATGCTGCCGTGCAGAATTTAATGCATCAGATTGGGTGGGATGGTTCTGTCACGGTAACAGATAACGATTATTTAATGGTGATCGATGCCAATTTGGCCGCCAAAAAAACCGATCGAGTCATGACTAAGACAATTGATTATACTGTCACCAAAGTCGGTGATCACTGGCAGGCGGATATCGTTATGCACTATAAAAACGATGGTGTGTTTGATGATTTCACCACACGCTATCGCAGTTATACCAGAATCTATGCGCCGATTGGTAGTGAGTTACTTAGTAGTGAAGGATTTTTAACAAACGATCGCTATTTAGGTGGAGACCCCGTAGCAGCCACTAGTAGTGAAGATGAGGCTGTGCATAAAACTGTGTTTGGCGGGTTCATTTCGGTTGAGCCTAAAACTGAGGATACCATCAAGTTGAGTTATCGGTTGCCCGAGCGCATTGGTGAGCAAATTATGGCTGGTACATATCAGTTAACCTGGCAAAAACAGCCAGGGACAAACAATGTCACAGCCACTATGAACATTGATGCCGGGCGAAAAGTCTTAGCCGCTCAGGCTCTTGACGAAACCGTTACAATTGATAATACTAAGGTGCATTTGACAATGCCTTTATGGCGTGATGTGGTCATGACAGTCGACTATAAGTAA
- a CDS encoding glycosyltransferase family 1 protein yields MITIGIDASRANVRQRTGTEWYCYYLLKNFARIYDPTQHHIVLYLKEPLVADLKDLPADWEIRILRWPPKLLWTQLRLSLTMLVPWLRPDVLFIPAHTIPLIHVRNTVYVAHDLGFERNAALYANTYIGGKILHWLIKILTLGKYGTTELDYHRYSMRFAVRHAKKIITISEFTKHELQNCYTVSDHKIAVVHNGYDRTSYYETPNKVTMTQSYLFFVGRIELKKNINNLILAFAELKHTRHIPEQLWLAGQPGFGYEQITQLVKDQKLERDVKFLGYTEASALPDLMRQASAFIFPSHYEGFGIPVLEALAVGTKVACSDIGALREVGGEACWFFNQTDPHHMAQTILTCLQADQSVARQKSLTQVKQFSWERCAEQTWQVLLSQVD; encoded by the coding sequence ATGATTACGATCGGTATCGATGCCTCTCGGGCGAATGTTCGACAGCGCACTGGTACAGAGTGGTATTGTTATTATTTATTAAAAAACTTTGCCCGCATTTACGATCCAACTCAACACCACATTGTGTTGTATCTCAAAGAACCATTAGTAGCTGATCTGAAAGATTTACCAGCCGATTGGGAAATACGAATATTGCGCTGGCCACCCAAATTATTATGGACGCAATTACGTTTATCTCTCACCATGCTGGTACCATGGCTTAGGCCGGATGTGCTCTTCATTCCGGCTCATACCATTCCATTAATTCATGTCAGAAACACTGTCTATGTCGCCCATGATTTAGGGTTTGAACGCAATGCCGCCTTGTATGCCAATACTTATATTGGTGGAAAAATTTTACACTGGTTAATAAAAATTTTAACACTCGGTAAATATGGCACGACTGAGTTGGATTATCACCGTTACTCCATGCGCTTTGCAGTGCGTCATGCCAAAAAAATAATCACTATTTCTGAATTCACTAAACATGAATTACAAAATTGTTATACAGTGTCTGATCATAAAATAGCCGTAGTGCACAATGGTTATGATCGAACATCATACTATGAGACACCGAATAAAGTAACCATGACACAATCGTATCTGTTTTTTGTTGGCCGTATTGAGTTAAAGAAAAACATCAATAATTTAATTTTAGCTTTTGCTGAATTAAAACACACTAGACACATTCCCGAGCAACTCTGGTTAGCTGGGCAACCTGGTTTTGGTTATGAACAAATAACCCAGTTGGTGAAAGATCAAAAACTAGAGCGGGATGTTAAATTCTTGGGTTATACCGAAGCTAGTGCTTTACCCGATCTCATGCGCCAAGCGAGTGCCTTTATTTTTCCGTCACACTATGAGGGCTTTGGTATCCCGGTGCTTGAAGCGCTAGCCGTGGGAACAAAAGTAGCTTGTTCAGATATTGGAGCCTTGCGGGAAGTGGGCGGTGAGGCGTGTTGGTTTTTTAACCAGACCGATCCTCACCATATGGCTCAAACCATTTTAACTTGTTTGCAAGCTGATCAGAGTGTGGCTCGTCAGAAAAGTTTAACTCAAGTTAAGCAGTTTTCTTGGGAACGTTGCGCTGAACAAACTTGGCAAGTTTTGTTATCCCAAGTAGACTAG